The Stieleria sp. JC731 genome has a segment encoding these proteins:
- a CDS encoding peptidase M42: MHVVKSAGSPTLHDFYSLLRQLVREPAVVGLEDLFFQIIRRELEDLSIRVTQYLGLLVATGDSPSRGYISAHVDRNGLLCTGPNEFQYAAFIAGNRGELNGDSISEQFMDTIAGRFRGARVQAHSPRSGAYLGQAEILDASICTRRRNLIFTLDGLEFLQPGTPISFVDRLEVTNKTVSAQLDNVVGVAMAIDMFRRGYQGTAFFTAGEEGGRSWRYLAEWFQRHDKTTDQLIVLDTSPFPDMTEVGKQDVVLRWKDANGEFNREQTKRIAKQCDQMGIRYCFKDEYIESVNQSREKPLSLGRTELGRLISALGDSVQGTTIQLPTTAYHTQSETANRRAVDLMLELLEKLLIDS, encoded by the coding sequence TTGCATGTCGTCAAATCAGCCGGATCACCCACCTTGCACGATTTCTATTCATTGCTGCGTCAGCTCGTTCGCGAGCCTGCCGTGGTCGGCTTGGAAGACCTGTTCTTTCAAATCATCCGTCGCGAATTGGAAGACCTTTCCATTCGTGTGACGCAATACCTGGGACTGTTGGTCGCGACAGGTGACTCGCCCAGTCGTGGCTATATCTCTGCCCATGTCGATCGCAATGGCCTGCTATGCACGGGACCGAATGAGTTTCAGTATGCCGCGTTCATTGCGGGAAACCGTGGTGAACTGAACGGCGATTCGATTTCGGAGCAGTTTATGGATACGATCGCGGGCCGATTTCGTGGCGCCCGCGTCCAGGCACACTCCCCTCGCTCGGGCGCCTACCTGGGGCAAGCAGAGATTTTGGACGCTTCGATTTGCACGCGACGCCGCAACCTGATCTTTACGCTCGATGGGCTAGAGTTTTTACAGCCCGGTACGCCAATCTCGTTTGTCGACCGTTTGGAAGTCACTAACAAGACCGTTTCGGCCCAACTCGATAACGTGGTCGGTGTGGCGATGGCGATCGACATGTTTCGACGCGGTTATCAAGGCACCGCATTTTTTACCGCCGGCGAAGAAGGCGGTCGAAGTTGGCGGTACTTGGCCGAGTGGTTTCAGCGGCACGATAAAACCACCGACCAACTAATCGTTTTGGACACGAGCCCATTCCCGGACATGACCGAAGTTGGCAAGCAGGATGTCGTTCTGCGATGGAAAGATGCGAACGGCGAGTTCAATCGGGAACAGACCAAGCGGATCGCGAAGCAGTGCGACCAGATGGGGATTCGGTACTGTTTCAAAGACGAATACATCGAATCAGTCAACCAGTCACGCGAGAAGCCATTGTCGCTGGGGCGGACCGAACTTGGGCGATTGATCAGTGCCTTGGGCGACTCAGTGCAAGGGACTACGATCCAGCTCCCTACAACGGCCTATCACACACAATCTGAAACGGCGAATAGACGAGCTGTCGATTTGATGCTCGAACTGCTCGAAAAGCTGCTGATTGATTCATAG
- a CDS encoding RimK family protein, with translation MKTLLVLESDDQWITDPWSQDHSDIQIISPSEYLTENTEGLARSIRVCNLCRSYQYQSTGYYVSLLAEARGHRPYPDVLTIGDISLSRSVRLVPPSLESIIESSLSHLTSDEFVLSVYFGENLAKRYQRLAKAIQSQFNAPLIRCHFKRRKKWRIQSVSAISIVDVPETHREFVAEVARQHFVRSTVNRSSYRPPRYDLAILQNPAEGELAPSCPKALKRFVKAAAAEDIRAELITASDAGRLFEFDALLIRETTSVNHHTYRLARRAEASGMVVIDDPMSILRCTNKVYLAELLSRAKVAAPQTTILHRNDWLAGNCSLELPCVIKRPDSAFSQGVAKAETKDELDRLLHEYFADSDLVIAQPFMRTDFDWRIGLIDGQPLFACKYHMARGHWQIAKHLPEGEKPKFGKCETLPVETAPKKCVALAKKAASLIGDGFYGVDIKQSGNDFFIIEVNDNPNLDAGIEDKVLGQEVYRRIIRSLVRRIEKPRNT, from the coding sequence GTGAAGACTCTGCTCGTTTTGGAATCGGACGATCAATGGATTACTGATCCTTGGTCCCAGGACCACTCCGATATCCAAATCATCTCGCCTTCGGAATATCTGACCGAAAACACCGAGGGCTTGGCTCGATCCATTCGTGTCTGCAACCTTTGCCGTTCGTACCAGTACCAATCGACGGGATACTACGTCTCGCTATTGGCCGAAGCTCGCGGGCATCGACCCTATCCCGACGTGCTGACCATCGGCGACATTTCGCTATCGCGAAGCGTCCGCCTAGTGCCGCCGTCTCTTGAATCGATTATCGAAAGTTCGTTGTCGCATCTGACCTCGGACGAATTTGTCCTGAGCGTTTATTTTGGCGAAAACCTTGCGAAGCGTTACCAACGCTTGGCAAAAGCGATTCAGTCGCAATTCAATGCGCCGCTGATTCGCTGTCATTTTAAACGCAGAAAAAAATGGCGTATCCAAAGCGTGTCGGCGATCTCGATTGTCGACGTTCCTGAGACACACCGCGAATTTGTCGCCGAGGTTGCTCGGCAGCATTTCGTTCGCAGTACGGTCAACCGTAGCAGCTATCGACCGCCGCGATACGATCTAGCAATTTTGCAGAACCCAGCCGAAGGCGAGCTAGCACCGTCGTGCCCAAAAGCACTCAAACGCTTTGTCAAAGCTGCCGCGGCCGAAGACATACGAGCCGAATTGATTACAGCCAGCGACGCTGGGCGATTGTTTGAATTCGATGCGTTGTTGATCCGCGAGACCACTTCGGTCAATCACCACACCTACCGCTTGGCACGTCGGGCCGAAGCATCGGGGATGGTTGTGATCGACGATCCGATGTCGATTCTGCGATGTACCAACAAAGTCTACTTGGCGGAGTTGTTGTCGCGTGCAAAAGTCGCCGCGCCTCAGACGACGATCTTGCATCGCAACGACTGGCTGGCCGGAAACTGCAGCTTGGAACTTCCCTGCGTAATCAAACGCCCCGACAGTGCTTTCTCGCAAGGTGTCGCCAAAGCCGAAACCAAAGATGAACTCGATCGGCTACTGCATGAATACTTTGCCGATTCAGATCTTGTCATCGCGCAACCGTTCATGCGAACGGACTTCGATTGGCGAATTGGTCTAATCGATGGGCAGCCGTTGTTTGCCTGCAAGTATCACATGGCACGTGGACACTGGCAGATCGCCAAACACCTTCCCGAGGGTGAAAAGCCGAAGTTCGGCAAGTGTGAGACTTTGCCGGTTGAAACCGCACCGAAGAAATGTGTCGCGCTTGCAAAGAAAGCCGCTTCGCTGATTGGAGACGGATTTTATGGCGTCGACATCAAGCAAAGTGGCAACGACTTTTTCATTATCGAAGTCAACGACAATCCCAACTTGGACGCGGGAATCGAAGACAAAGTCCTCGGCCAAGAAGTTTACCGCCGCATCATTCGGTCGCTCGTCCGGCGAATCGAAAAGCCACGCAATACCTAA
- a CDS encoding glutamate-cysteine ligase family protein, with protein sequence MTLKLFEAFGIELEYMLVAPGSLDVRPMADSLLTLINGGAATSDVDSGVTSWSNELALHVLELKATEPTSDLIGLAANFQRAIADVQSHLSRCQLQFLPTAMHPLMCPKRSVVLWPHECYEIYNTFDQRFDCHTHGWGNVQSVHLNLPFSGDAEFAKLHAAIRLLLPILPALAASSPIVEGKATGSADSRLHHYVRHCRDMDCLVGQVIPDSVDCESEYDRVIYQPIRDAIERQGWTGTMRAEFMNARGAIARFDRGSIEIRVMDVQEQPASDVAICAAVIAILKSLVAEQWRSYEDQFNISTATLRQIFDQVVVCGGEAIIDSEAVLACFGIEETSMKASDLWRHLLHHARQMDATVDQLYQPLEVITRQGNLSNRIMTSLQGDISEDAILQTYAQLANCLASGKSFQP encoded by the coding sequence ATGACCCTAAAGCTATTTGAAGCATTCGGCATCGAGCTTGAATACATGCTCGTTGCCCCCGGTTCCCTCGATGTTCGTCCGATGGCCGATTCGCTGCTGACGTTAATCAACGGTGGGGCGGCAACCAGTGATGTCGACAGTGGAGTGACCAGCTGGTCCAACGAACTCGCGTTGCATGTCTTGGAGCTTAAAGCGACCGAGCCGACATCCGATTTGATTGGTTTGGCGGCTAATTTTCAGCGAGCGATTGCCGATGTGCAGTCACACCTTTCCAGGTGTCAGCTTCAGTTTCTGCCGACCGCGATGCACCCATTGATGTGCCCCAAACGCAGCGTCGTCTTGTGGCCGCATGAGTGCTATGAAATTTACAACACGTTTGACCAACGCTTCGACTGCCACACCCATGGCTGGGGGAATGTCCAAAGCGTTCATTTGAACCTGCCATTTTCAGGTGACGCTGAATTCGCAAAGCTTCATGCGGCGATTCGGTTGTTGCTGCCGATTCTGCCAGCGCTAGCCGCTAGCTCTCCGATCGTCGAAGGCAAGGCGACGGGCTCGGCTGATTCCAGGCTGCACCACTACGTTCGTCATTGTCGTGACATGGACTGTCTGGTCGGGCAGGTCATTCCTGATTCGGTCGATTGCGAATCCGAATACGACCGAGTCATCTACCAACCGATCCGGGATGCGATCGAGCGACAAGGTTGGACGGGCACCATGCGTGCGGAGTTCATGAATGCGCGTGGTGCGATTGCGAGATTCGATCGCGGTTCGATCGAGATTCGTGTAATGGATGTCCAAGAGCAACCGGCATCCGACGTCGCGATATGTGCTGCTGTGATTGCAATTTTAAAGTCGCTAGTTGCCGAGCAGTGGCGTTCGTACGAGGACCAGTTCAATATTTCGACCGCTACGCTGCGACAGATTTTTGATCAGGTCGTGGTCTGTGGCGGCGAAGCGATCATCGATTCGGAAGCCGTTCTCGCCTGCTTCGGTATCGAGGAAACATCCATGAAGGCGAGCGATCTATGGCGGCACCTTTTGCATCACGCCAGGCAAATGGACGCAACTGTTGATCAGCTTTATCAACCGCTTGAAGTCATCACGCGACAAGGAAACCTTTCCAACCGAATTATGACAAGCCTGCAGGGTGACATTTCCGAAGATGCGATCTTGCAAACGTATGCTCAGCTCGCGAACTGCCTGGCCAGCGGCAAGTCATTTCAGCCGTGA
- a CDS encoding N-formylglutamate amidohydrolase — translation MTCEHGGNDLPDQYRDLFSSAGAQKDLKSHRGYDPGALQAAKRIADRLDCQFHFSTITRLLVDLNRSIENPTSLSKYTNSLPAMRKAKLLAGHYHPYRDQVIQSVSDGIERSGYVIHLSIHTFTARFRGQWRPIDIGLLFDPERENESALCRAWRQQVQQQRTSAGLRQWRVEMNRPYFGTDDGLTTTIRNLFTDDRYCGIEVEISNRYAKQKTPKIDLIADSLVDALQPIFNLTQQHNPVR, via the coding sequence GTGACGTGTGAACACGGGGGGAATGATCTTCCGGATCAATACAGGGACTTGTTCTCTTCTGCCGGCGCACAGAAAGACTTGAAAAGCCATCGTGGCTATGACCCCGGGGCTTTGCAAGCTGCAAAGCGGATCGCGGATCGGCTTGATTGTCAGTTTCATTTTTCGACCATCACGCGATTGCTGGTCGATCTCAACCGCTCGATCGAAAATCCGACTTCGCTATCGAAGTACACCAACTCACTTCCGGCGATGCGGAAGGCAAAACTCTTGGCAGGGCACTACCATCCCTACCGAGACCAAGTCATACAAAGTGTTAGCGATGGAATTGAACGTTCAGGGTATGTGATCCATCTTTCGATTCATACCTTTACAGCGCGCTTTCGAGGACAGTGGCGACCGATCGATATCGGGTTGCTTTTTGATCCTGAGCGTGAAAATGAGTCGGCGTTATGCCGTGCCTGGCGTCAGCAAGTCCAACAGCAGCGGACGTCTGCTGGTCTGCGCCAATGGCGGGTGGAAATGAACCGGCCCTATTTTGGCACCGATGACGGATTGACAACCACAATTCGAAACCTATTCACCGATGATCGCTATTGTGGTATCGAAGTCGAAATCTCCAATCGTTATGCAAAACAAAAAACACCAAAGATCGATTTGATTGCGGATTCACTTGTCGACGCCCTTCAACCGATTTTCAATCTCACCCAACAGCACAATCCAGTTCGATGA
- a CDS encoding carbon-nitrogen hydrolase family protein, with product MTETIDLNEYETQLVVRKMEIEDYDRLVEMQMKCFPTMQPWGKDQIESQIQRFPEGQIVVEIDGVVVASSSSLRLAYDDHQEWHDWKKSADAGYIRNHQPRGDVLYGIEIMVDPDYRGMRLSRRLYDARKEYCVAQNIQRMIVGGRLPGYHKYSGTLKASEYVDRVMKKAIYDPVLTAQISNGFSLQGLIPNYLPSDSESCGYATYLEWRNLAYIPPSKRTLRRIVDTVRIGAVQYEMRAIADFDEFAKQVRYFVDVAGDYKCDFVLFPELFSVQLLSTLPGMRPGIAARKLAEFTPQLLELLAELAVAYDVNLIGGSHLVVENERLFNVAYLCHRDGRIDKQYKLHITPAEQRWWGVEPGDKLDVFDTDCGKISIQICYDSEFPELSRLAVEQGANLIFVPFNTDTRNGYLRVRHCAAARCIENEVYVTIAGCTGNLPFVENADIHYAQSAILTPCDVTFARDGIGAQANENIETVVIHDVDLELLRRHRISGSVRNWNDRRTDLYEVIQKSKK from the coding sequence ATGACCGAAACGATTGACCTTAACGAATACGAAACACAGCTTGTCGTCCGGAAGATGGAAATCGAGGACTACGATCGGCTGGTGGAAATGCAGATGAAGTGCTTTCCGACGATGCAGCCTTGGGGAAAAGACCAGATCGAAAGTCAGATCCAGCGTTTTCCTGAAGGGCAGATCGTTGTCGAAATCGATGGGGTCGTTGTGGCTTCATCCTCGAGCTTGAGACTTGCATACGATGATCACCAGGAATGGCACGATTGGAAGAAATCCGCCGACGCGGGGTATATCCGCAATCACCAACCGCGCGGTGACGTTCTGTACGGCATCGAAATCATGGTCGATCCTGATTATCGGGGAATGCGACTTTCGAGACGGCTTTACGATGCGAGAAAGGAGTACTGCGTTGCGCAAAACATCCAGCGGATGATCGTCGGCGGACGCTTGCCGGGGTACCACAAGTATTCTGGAACGTTGAAGGCGAGCGAGTATGTTGACCGGGTGATGAAAAAGGCGATCTATGACCCGGTGCTTACGGCGCAGATCTCCAACGGTTTTTCGCTTCAAGGGTTGATCCCCAACTACTTGCCATCGGATTCCGAAAGTTGCGGCTACGCGACGTACTTGGAATGGCGAAACTTGGCCTACATCCCACCTTCCAAGCGGACGTTGCGGCGGATCGTTGATACCGTGCGCATCGGAGCCGTCCAATATGAAATGCGCGCGATCGCTGACTTTGATGAATTCGCGAAACAGGTACGTTACTTTGTTGACGTCGCGGGTGACTACAAATGTGACTTCGTGCTGTTTCCCGAACTGTTCTCGGTGCAGTTGCTTTCCACACTGCCGGGGATGCGTCCGGGAATCGCGGCACGCAAGCTTGCAGAATTCACACCGCAGTTGCTGGAGCTATTGGCCGAACTTGCTGTGGCCTATGACGTTAATTTGATTGGTGGTTCGCACCTCGTTGTCGAAAACGAGCGTTTATTTAACGTCGCCTATCTCTGTCATCGCGACGGCCGAATCGATAAACAATACAAGCTGCACATCACTCCGGCGGAACAGCGTTGGTGGGGTGTGGAGCCCGGTGACAAGTTGGACGTCTTTGATACCGACTGCGGCAAGATCTCGATTCAGATCTGCTATGACTCAGAATTTCCCGAGCTCAGTCGACTTGCCGTCGAACAAGGTGCCAACCTGATCTTCGTGCCATTCAACACGGACACTCGCAATGGCTACCTTCGTGTCCGTCACTGTGCGGCAGCTCGCTGTATCGAAAACGAAGTCTACGTCACCATCGCGGGGTGTACGGGAAACCTACCCTTCGTCGAAAACGCCGACATTCACTATGCCCAATCGGCCATCCTGACGCCGTGCGATGTCACGTTCGCGCGTGACGGAATCGGTGCCCAGGCGAATGAGAATATTGAAACCGTGGTAATCCATGACGTCGACTTGGAACTCCTGCGTCGTCACCGTATCAGCGGCTCGGTTCGCAACTGGAACGACCGCCGTACCGATTTGTACGAAGTGATTCAAAAGTCCAAGAAGTGA
- a CDS encoding DUF1559 domain-containing protein, which yields MHQSTHLNPRRHAFTLVELLVVIAIIGILVGLLLPAVQAAREAARRMSCSNNLRQVGLALHNYESTFKQLPPAGTRDADFSVQARILPYIEQSGLNDQLHFNVPAFSGSWAGKLPHPKNAAAFEKSIPTYLCPSDPADSTTTVTVNNTTVTYGGNNYMASFGSNRDQNYDFRWKTDGMFFEPYGVKFNHVLDGLSNTVMFSETVRSQGADQALPAGELPIRPYPLTLNGSSGVSASMGTVPGMQASGSPWSGFVDANGNIENPDVANFWNSFTNWRGGNSPAIRGRGMSWAFTGAINSMTNGYLSPNSHTPDIVTHWTGYFAPRSYHSGGAHLLFADGSVHFLSDSTDTELHRDLHSANGREIIQGFDP from the coding sequence ATGCATCAATCAACACATCTAAATCCAAGGCGACATGCCTTCACGCTCGTCGAACTACTGGTCGTGATAGCGATCATCGGAATTCTCGTCGGACTGCTTTTGCCAGCAGTTCAAGCCGCCCGCGAAGCTGCTCGGCGAATGAGCTGCAGCAACAATCTTCGCCAAGTTGGGCTTGCGCTTCACAACTATGAATCGACATTCAAGCAATTGCCCCCTGCGGGCACGCGGGATGCGGACTTTTCAGTTCAAGCTCGTATCTTGCCCTACATCGAGCAATCGGGGCTGAATGATCAACTGCACTTCAACGTTCCCGCGTTTTCTGGAAGTTGGGCTGGGAAGCTGCCTCACCCGAAAAACGCTGCCGCTTTCGAGAAATCGATTCCAACTTATCTGTGTCCCAGCGACCCTGCGGATTCGACAACGACGGTCACCGTGAATAACACGACGGTGACGTATGGCGGCAACAACTACATGGCTAGCTTTGGCAGTAACCGTGATCAGAACTACGACTTCCGCTGGAAAACCGATGGAATGTTCTTCGAACCTTATGGCGTGAAGTTCAATCACGTGCTTGATGGGCTTTCTAATACCGTCATGTTCAGCGAAACCGTTCGAAGCCAAGGAGCCGATCAGGCGTTGCCTGCCGGTGAGCTTCCCATTCGCCCCTATCCGTTGACGCTTAACGGCTCTTCAGGCGTCAGTGCTTCGATGGGGACCGTTCCGGGCATGCAGGCTTCCGGAAGCCCTTGGAGTGGCTTCGTGGATGCCAACGGGAATATCGAAAACCCTGACGTCGCGAACTTTTGGAATTCGTTTACGAATTGGCGAGGTGGCAACAGTCCTGCGATACGCGGGCGCGGAATGAGCTGGGCGTTCACGGGGGCGATCAATTCAATGACCAATGGTTACCTCTCTCCCAATAGCCACACGCCAGACATCGTGACTCACTGGACGGGTTACTTCGCTCCACGAAGCTATCACTCCGGTGGCGCTCATCTATTGTTTGCCGACGGTTCGGTTCACTTCCTATCTGACAGCACCGATACCGAACTGCATCGTGACCTCCACAGCGCAAACGGTCGTGAGATCATTCAGGGGTTCGACCCATGA